A genome region from Prionailurus bengalensis isolate Pbe53 chromosome B4, Fcat_Pben_1.1_paternal_pri, whole genome shotgun sequence includes the following:
- the PLA2G6 gene encoding 85/88 kDa calcium-independent phospholipase A2 isoform X2, producing MQFFGRLVNTLNSVTNLFSNPFRVKEVAVADYVSSGRIREEGQLVLFQNFPSRTWDCVLVNPRNSQNGFRLFQLERETDALVNFQHYSIQLPPFYESSSQVLHVETLQQLTDLVRSHPSWSAAHLAVELGIRECFHHSHIISCANSRENEEGCTPLHLACRKGDGEILAELVQYCHAQMDVADNNGETAFHYAVQGDNSQVLQLLGKNASAGLNRVNNQGQTPLHLACQMGKEEMVRVLLLCNARCNIVGPSGYPIHAAMKFSHKGCAEMIISMDSSQIHSKDPRYGASPLHWAKNAEMARMLLKRGCDVNGTSSSGNTALHVAVMRNRLDCVMALLTYGANANARGEHGNTPLHLAMSKDNVEMIKALIVFGAEVDTPNDLGETPAFIASKISKLVTRKTLLTLLKNVGADHRLPLTQGAPSEQCSTATHHSLFSQERSQPPPISLNNLELQDIMHISRARKPAFILSSMRDEKRIHDHLLCLDGGGVKGLIIIQLLIAIEKASGVATKDLFDWVAGTSTGGILALAILHSKSMAYMRSVYFRMKDEVFRGSRPYESGPLEEFLKREFGEHTKMTDVKKPKVMLTGTLSDRQPAELHLFRNYEAPECVREPRFSQNMNLKPPTQPSEQLVWRAARSSGAAPTYFRPNGRFLDGGLLANNPTLDAMTEIHEYNQDMIRKGQEGKVKKLSIVVSLGTGRSPQVPVTCVDVFRPSNPWELAKTVFGAKELGKMVVDCCTDPDGRAVDRARAWCEMVGIQYFRLNPQLGTDIMLDEVSDTVLVNALWETEVYIYEHREQFQKLIQLLLSP from the exons ACTCTTCCAGCTGGAGAGGGAGACGGACGCCCTCGTGAACTTCCAGCACTATTCTATCCAGCTGCCGCCCTTCTATGAGAGCTCCAGCCAAGTCCTGCACGTCGAGACCCTGCAACAGCTGACCGACCTCGTCCGCAGCCATCCCAGCTGGTCGGCGGCCCATTTGGCGGTGGAGTTGGGCATCCGAGAGTGCTTCCATCACAGCCACATCATCAG cTGTGCCAATAGCAGGGAGAATGAGGAGGGCTGTACCCCCCTGCACCTGGCCTGCCGCAAGGGCGACGGGGAGATCCTGGCGGAGCTGGTACAGTACTGCCACGCCCAGATGGACGTCGCGGACAACAACGGAGAGACTGCCTTTCATTACGCCGTCCAGGGGGACAATTCCCAGGTGCTGCAG CTCCTAGGGAAGAACGCATCAGCCGGCCTGAACCGGGTGAACAACCAAGGGCAGACCCCACTGCACCTGGCCTGCcagatggggaaggaagagatggtCCGAGTACTGTTACTCTGTAACGCTCGGTGCAACATCGTGGGGCCCAGTGGCTACCCCATCCACGCAGCCATGAAGTTCTCCCATAAGGG GTGTGCTGAAATGATCATCAGCATGGACAGCAGCCAGATCCACAGCAAAGACCCTCGCTATGGAGCCAGCCCCCTCCACTGGGCCAAGAACGCAGAG ATGGCCCGCATGCTGCTGAAGCGGGGCTGCGACGTGAACGGCACCAGCAGCTCGGGGAACACAGCCCTGCATGTGGCCGTGATGCGCAACCGCTTGGACTGTGTCATGGCCTTGCTGACCTACGGGGCCAACGCCAACGCCCGCGGAGAGCACGGCAACACGCCGCTGCACTTGGCCATGTCG AAAGACAACGTGGAGATGATCAAGGCCCTCATTGTGTTTGGGGCAGAGGTGGATACCCCAAATGACCTCGGAGAGACTCCTGCTTTCATAGCTTCCAAGATCAGCAAAC TTGTCACCAGGAAGACGCTCTTAACTCTGCTGAAAAACGTAGGGGCCGACCACCGCCTCCCACTCACCCAAGGGGCCCCCTCGGAGCAGTGTTCCACTGCGACACATCACTCCTTGTTCTCCCAGGAAAGATCTCAGCCCCCACCGATCAGCTTAAACAACCTAG AACTGCAGGACATCATGCATATCTCCCGGGCCCGGAAGCCGGCGTTCATCCTGAGCTCCATGAGGGACGAGAAGCggat CCACGACCACCTGCTCTGCCTGGACGGAGGGGGCGTGAAGGGCCTCATCATCATCCAGCTCCTCATTGCCATCGAGAAGGCCTCGGGCGTCGCCACCAAGGATCTCTTTGACTGGGTGGCGGGGACCAGCACTGGAGGCATCCTGGCCTTGGCCATTCTGCACA GCAAGTCCATGGCCTACATGCGGAGCGTGTACTTTCGCATGAAGGATGAGGTGTTCCGAGGCTCGCGGCCCTACGAGTCGGGGCCCCTGGAGGAGTTCCTGAAGCGCGAGTTTGGGGAGCACACCAAGATGACCGACGTCAAGAAACCCAA GGTGATGCTGACGGGGACGCTGTCTGACCGGCAGCCTGCTGAGCTTCACCTCTTCCGGAATTACGAGGCTCCGGAGTGTGTACGGGAACCTCGTTTCAGCCAGAATATGAACCTGAAGCCTCCGACTCAGCCCTCAG AGCAGCTGGTGTGGCGAGCTGCCCGGAGCAGTGGGGCGGCCCCCACCTACTTCCGGCCCAACGGGCGCTTCCTGGACGGCGGGCTGCTGGCCAACAATCCCACGCTGGACGCCATGACCGAGATCCATGAGTACAACCAGGACATGATCCGCAAG GGCCAGGAAGGCAAGGTGAAGAAGCTCTCCATCGTGGTCTCTCTGGGGACAGGGAGGTCCCCACAGGTGCCCGTGACCTGTGTGGACGTATTCCGTCCCAGCAACCCCTGGGAACTGGCCAAGACTGTTTTCGGGGCCAAGGAGCTGGGCAAGATGGTGGTGGACTGT TGCACGGATCCGGATGGGCGGGCCGTGGACCGGGCCCGGGCTTGGTGTGAGATGGTCGGCATCCAGTACTTCAG ATTGAACCCTCAGCTGGGGACTGACATCATGCTGGATGAGGTCAGCGACACAGTGCTGGTCAATGCCCTGTGGGAGACTGAGGTCTATATTTATGAGCACCGAGAACAGTTCCAGAAGCTCATTCAGCTGCTGCTGTCACCGTGA
- the PLA2G6 gene encoding 85/88 kDa calcium-independent phospholipase A2 isoform X4 codes for MQFFGRLVNTLNSVTNLFSNPFRVKEVAVADYVSSGRIREEGQLVLFQNFPSRTWDCVLVNPRNSQNGFRLFQLERETDALVNFQHYSIQLPPFYESSSQVLHVETLQQLTDLVRSHPSWSAAHLAVELGIRECFHHSHIISCANSRENEEGCTPLHLACRKGDGEILAELVQYCHAQMDVADNNGETAFHYAVQGDNSQVLQLLGKNASAGLNRVNNQGQTPLHLACQMGKEEMVRVLLLCNARCNIVGPSGYPIHAAMKFSHKGCAEMIISMDSSQIHSKDPRYGASPLHWAKNAEMARMLLKRGCDVNGTSSSGNTALHVAVMRNRLDCVMALLTYGANANARGEHGNTPLHLAMSKDNVEMIKALIVFGAEVDTPNDLGETPAFIASKISKQLQDIMHISRARKPAFILSSMRDEKRIHDHLLCLDGGGVKGLIIIQLLIAIEKASGVATKDLFDWVAGTSTGGILALAILHSKSMAYMRSVYFRMKDEVFRGSRPYESGPLEEFLKREFGEHTKMTDVKKPKVMLTGTLSDRQPAELHLFRNYEAPECVREPRFSQNMNLKPPTQPSEQLVWRAARSSGAAPTYFRPNGRFLDGGLLANNPTLDAMTEIHEYNQDMIRKGQEGKVKKLSIVVSLGTGRSPQVPVTCVDVFRPSNPWELAKTVFGAKELGKMVVDCCTDPDGRAVDRARAWCEMVGIQYFRLNPQLGTDIMLDEVSDTVLVNALWETEVYIYEHREQFQKLIQLLLSP; via the exons ACTCTTCCAGCTGGAGAGGGAGACGGACGCCCTCGTGAACTTCCAGCACTATTCTATCCAGCTGCCGCCCTTCTATGAGAGCTCCAGCCAAGTCCTGCACGTCGAGACCCTGCAACAGCTGACCGACCTCGTCCGCAGCCATCCCAGCTGGTCGGCGGCCCATTTGGCGGTGGAGTTGGGCATCCGAGAGTGCTTCCATCACAGCCACATCATCAG cTGTGCCAATAGCAGGGAGAATGAGGAGGGCTGTACCCCCCTGCACCTGGCCTGCCGCAAGGGCGACGGGGAGATCCTGGCGGAGCTGGTACAGTACTGCCACGCCCAGATGGACGTCGCGGACAACAACGGAGAGACTGCCTTTCATTACGCCGTCCAGGGGGACAATTCCCAGGTGCTGCAG CTCCTAGGGAAGAACGCATCAGCCGGCCTGAACCGGGTGAACAACCAAGGGCAGACCCCACTGCACCTGGCCTGCcagatggggaaggaagagatggtCCGAGTACTGTTACTCTGTAACGCTCGGTGCAACATCGTGGGGCCCAGTGGCTACCCCATCCACGCAGCCATGAAGTTCTCCCATAAGGG GTGTGCTGAAATGATCATCAGCATGGACAGCAGCCAGATCCACAGCAAAGACCCTCGCTATGGAGCCAGCCCCCTCCACTGGGCCAAGAACGCAGAG ATGGCCCGCATGCTGCTGAAGCGGGGCTGCGACGTGAACGGCACCAGCAGCTCGGGGAACACAGCCCTGCATGTGGCCGTGATGCGCAACCGCTTGGACTGTGTCATGGCCTTGCTGACCTACGGGGCCAACGCCAACGCCCGCGGAGAGCACGGCAACACGCCGCTGCACTTGGCCATGTCG AAAGACAACGTGGAGATGATCAAGGCCCTCATTGTGTTTGGGGCAGAGGTGGATACCCCAAATGACCTCGGAGAGACTCCTGCTTTCATAGCTTCCAAGATCAGCAAAC AACTGCAGGACATCATGCATATCTCCCGGGCCCGGAAGCCGGCGTTCATCCTGAGCTCCATGAGGGACGAGAAGCggat CCACGACCACCTGCTCTGCCTGGACGGAGGGGGCGTGAAGGGCCTCATCATCATCCAGCTCCTCATTGCCATCGAGAAGGCCTCGGGCGTCGCCACCAAGGATCTCTTTGACTGGGTGGCGGGGACCAGCACTGGAGGCATCCTGGCCTTGGCCATTCTGCACA GCAAGTCCATGGCCTACATGCGGAGCGTGTACTTTCGCATGAAGGATGAGGTGTTCCGAGGCTCGCGGCCCTACGAGTCGGGGCCCCTGGAGGAGTTCCTGAAGCGCGAGTTTGGGGAGCACACCAAGATGACCGACGTCAAGAAACCCAA GGTGATGCTGACGGGGACGCTGTCTGACCGGCAGCCTGCTGAGCTTCACCTCTTCCGGAATTACGAGGCTCCGGAGTGTGTACGGGAACCTCGTTTCAGCCAGAATATGAACCTGAAGCCTCCGACTCAGCCCTCAG AGCAGCTGGTGTGGCGAGCTGCCCGGAGCAGTGGGGCGGCCCCCACCTACTTCCGGCCCAACGGGCGCTTCCTGGACGGCGGGCTGCTGGCCAACAATCCCACGCTGGACGCCATGACCGAGATCCATGAGTACAACCAGGACATGATCCGCAAG GGCCAGGAAGGCAAGGTGAAGAAGCTCTCCATCGTGGTCTCTCTGGGGACAGGGAGGTCCCCACAGGTGCCCGTGACCTGTGTGGACGTATTCCGTCCCAGCAACCCCTGGGAACTGGCCAAGACTGTTTTCGGGGCCAAGGAGCTGGGCAAGATGGTGGTGGACTGT TGCACGGATCCGGATGGGCGGGCCGTGGACCGGGCCCGGGCTTGGTGTGAGATGGTCGGCATCCAGTACTTCAG ATTGAACCCTCAGCTGGGGACTGACATCATGCTGGATGAGGTCAGCGACACAGTGCTGGTCAATGCCCTGTGGGAGACTGAGGTCTATATTTATGAGCACCGAGAACAGTTCCAGAAGCTCATTCAGCTGCTGCTGTCACCGTGA